In one Sebastes umbrosus isolate fSebUmb1 chromosome 13, fSebUmb1.pri, whole genome shotgun sequence genomic region, the following are encoded:
- the LOC119499821 gene encoding probable 2-ketogluconate reductase, whose product MEEEKTWALISEVGGENGYREELADIVKQHFQIICLRDLLQNPELHGPKIKVLFCWKYSPEAEPWLLRLLPSLKLVASAGVGTDHLDVPFINSLGVKVANTPGVVSDSTADFAMGLLLASARKILEGQQIATDPKTTHIPQNLMGDEVTGSTLGIVGMGEIGYKIAQRAKGFEMKILYHNRTRRSLDDEQAVGAGYCESLDDLLRRSDFVVIAVKLTADTTGLFGRRELSLMKPTATLVNISRGRVLDQDALVKALQSGTIRAAALDVTHPEPLPRDHPLLGLPNVLITPHIGISTHSTARRMIEKMVENALAAVKGSPVPNEVKLQ is encoded by the exons atggaggaggaaaaaacatGGGCATTGATCTCAGAGGTGGGGGGCGAGAACGGTTACCGTGAAGAGCTAGCTGACATTGTGAAACAACACTTCCAAATCATCTGCCTCAGAGATCTTCTACAAAACCCAGAGCTTCACGGCCCCAAAATCAAGGTCCTGTTTTGTTGGAAGTACAGCCCTGAGGCCGAGCCTTGGTTGCTTAGACTGCTTCCCTCCCTCAAATTGGTTGCCAGTGCAGGAGTGGGCACCGACCACCTGGATGTGCCGTTCATCAACAGtctcggggtgaaggtggccaACACTCCTGGTGTAGTCAGCGACTCCACTGCTGATTTCGCCATGGGTCTACTTCTGGCATCAGCTCGCAAGATCCTTGAGG GTCAACAAATAGCCACCGACCCAAAGACCACCCACATACCACAAAACCTGATGGGAGATGAAGTCACAGGGTCGACTCTGGGGATCGTTGGAATGGGAGAGATTGGGTACAAAATTGCCCAAAGAGCCAAAGGATTTGAAATGAAGATCCTGTATCACAACAGGACCAGACG GAGTCTAGACGACGAGCAGGCAGTCGGAGCCGGTTACTGCGAGAGCCTGGATGACCTGCTGAGGAGGTCGGACTTTGTCGTGATAGCCGTCAAACTGACCGCGGACACGACGGGCCTCTTCGGCCGCAGAGAGCTGTCTCTCATGAAACCCACAGCAACTCTGGTCAACATCAGCAGAG GTAGAGTTCTGGACCAGGATGCGTTAGTTAAAGCTCTCCAGTCTGGAACAATTCGTGCAGCAGCATTAGATGTGACTCATCCTGAACCTTTACCAAG GGATCATCCACTCCTCGGCCTGCCTAATGTGCTGATCACCCCCCACATCGGGATCAGTACCCACAGTACAGCAAGAAGGATGATAGAGAAGATGGTAGAAAATGCCCTGGCCGCAGTGAAAGGCTCGCCTGTTCCAAACGAAGTCAAGCTGCAGTAA